One Pleurocapsa sp. PCC 7327 DNA segment encodes these proteins:
- a CDS encoding precorrin-2 C(20)-methyltransferase — MQIGILYGISLGTGDPELITVKGLRLLQKVSVVAFPTGLGSKLGIAEQIASPWLKANQQKLALHFPYVQDEAVLQQAWQEAAKRVWQHLKLGHDVAFVCEGDISFYSTFTYLAQTLVELHPEAVIERVPGVCSPMAAAAEVGMPITVRSDRLVVLPALYTVQELEAVLEWADVVVLMKVSSVYDRVWQVLQQRDLLDRAWVVERATFPDRLIYTDLRDRPSLKLSYFSLLVVSVKQSLRSQ; from the coding sequence GTGCAAATCGGAATTCTCTATGGGATTAGTTTGGGAACGGGCGACCCGGAATTAATTACGGTCAAAGGATTGCGCTTGCTACAAAAAGTTTCAGTCGTCGCTTTTCCGACCGGGCTGGGCAGCAAGCTGGGCATCGCCGAACAAATTGCCTCTCCTTGGCTGAAGGCAAACCAGCAGAAGTTAGCGTTGCATTTTCCCTACGTTCAGGATGAGGCAGTATTGCAGCAAGCTTGGCAGGAAGCAGCCAAACGGGTTTGGCAGCATCTGAAGCTGGGTCATGACGTAGCTTTTGTCTGTGAAGGCGATATCAGTTTTTATAGTACGTTTACTTATTTAGCACAAACTTTAGTAGAGCTTCATCCAGAAGCCGTTATCGAGAGAGTTCCCGGAGTTTGCTCTCCTATGGCAGCGGCGGCTGAGGTGGGAATGCCTATAACCGTCCGCAGCGATCGCTTGGTCGTATTACCTGCCCTTTATACCGTCCAAGAGTTAGAAGCCGTTTTGGAGTGGGCGGACGTGGTGGTGTTGATGAAGGTGAGTTCGGTTTACGATCGCGTTTGGCAAGTTTTGCAGCAGCGCGATTTGCTCGATCGCGCTTGGGTCGTCGAACGAGCAACGTTTCCCGATCGCCTTATTTACACCGATCTGCGCGATCGTCCTTCTCTAAAACTCTCCTACTTTTCTCTCCTCGTCGTTTCTGTCAAGCAATCGTTGCGTTCTCAATGA
- the rppA gene encoding two-component system response regulator RppA codes for MLILLVEDDPAQLEPLQAALSQTGHIVDAVEDSHTAQWLMNEKDYDLLILDWMLPKISGLSLCRQYREGGKTSPVLMLTAKDTTADKVNGLDAGADDYLVKPVDIPELLARVRALGRRSPLWQGDILSAVDLHLHLTSLTLERGQEKIRLSVREFQLMEYLMRHSDRILSRDQIEQALWSWGTEPESNAVTTLVRRLRQRLESVGAKDWLETVYGMGYRLNTPKAS; via the coding sequence ATGCTGATTCTCCTTGTTGAAGACGATCCGGCTCAATTAGAACCCCTACAAGCAGCCTTATCCCAGACAGGACATATCGTCGATGCCGTGGAGGATAGCCATACTGCTCAGTGGTTGATGAACGAGAAAGACTACGACCTATTAATTTTGGATTGGATGTTGCCCAAAATCAGCGGACTGAGTCTGTGTCGCCAGTACCGAGAGGGCGGGAAAACCTCGCCAGTCCTGATGTTGACTGCCAAAGATACGACGGCTGACAAAGTCAATGGGTTAGATGCCGGCGCAGACGACTATTTGGTTAAACCCGTAGATATTCCTGAATTGCTCGCGCGGGTGCGAGCTTTGGGGAGGCGATCGCCACTTTGGCAGGGAGATATACTAAGTGCAGTCGATTTGCATTTGCATCTCACCAGTTTAACCCTAGAGCGAGGACAAGAAAAAATTCGACTGTCAGTCCGCGAGTTTCAACTGATGGAATATCTAATGCGCCATAGCGATCGCATTTTATCTCGCGACCAAATCGAACAGGCGCTCTGGAGTTGGGGAACCGAACCAGAAAGTAATGCCGTAACGACGCTAGTCAGGCGACTGCGACAGCGCTTGGAGTCAGTTGGCGCCAAAGATTGGTTGGAAACCGTTTACGGAATGGGTTATCGCCTCAATACCCCAAAAGCAAGCTAA